CCGCCACTGGTCGAGTTATCACTGGCGATAATTTACACCGTACTGATTGGTACATTTGTTTTCCCTAGTTAAGGTTAGAGAGTAGAAAAGTGAAAAAGCGAGTTTTTGCTACCAGTTTGATCGTGATTTCGGCTTTAGTGGCGATAGGCTGGAAGTATCAGCAGTATCTGACGAACCCTTGGACACGTGATGGGCAAGTACGGGCGCAAATTGTTCAGGTGACCCCAAGAATTACTGGTCCCATCATTGCCATTCACGTCAGTGACAACAGTGAAGTGAAGGCCGGACAACAACTGTTCGAAGTGGACCCTCGTACCTATCAGGCTGCGCTCGCGAAAGCCCAAGCCAGTCTTGTTCAGGCAGAAACCTTGCTTAAGCGTGCAACCGATGAATCTCATCGCGGTCACTCATTGGCGCGCAAGCAGCCGGGGTCAATTTCACAACTGATGCTGACTCAACAAGCGAATGCGGTGGAATCAGCCAAAGCGGGCGTGATGGTGGCAAAAGCGGCTCTGGAAGAGGCGAAGCTCAATTTGAGTTTTACCCAAGTAACGGCACCGGTGGATGGTTATATCACCAATTTAAATCTACGCATTGGCAGCCAAGTCGTTGCTAACCAACCAGTAGTGGCGTTAGTGGATAAAAATAGTTACTGGATAGAAGGCTTTTTTAAAGAGACTGATATTAACGATGTGGTCGCGGGAGCATCGGCGACCGTCAATTTGATGTCCTATCACGGACAACCACTCTCTGCCAAAGTTGATAGTATTGGTTATGGGATTGCCCACAAAGATGGCAGCACGGGTGTCTCTTTACTCCCTAACGTCAACCCAACCTTTCAATGGATTCGACTTGCACAACGTATCCCGGTGCGCATTCGTCTCACCTCTTTGCCTGCCAATATGCAGTTGAGAGTCGGCTCAAGTGCATCAGTGATTATTCATAAAACTCCGCAGATCGACTTAGATTATCTGTTGGATAGTCTTTAGGAGCATGTCCATGATAGGCATTCGTTATCGCCTGCCATTAAAAGTGGCGCTCGCACTGACTTTAGCGATTGTTTCAGCATTGTGGCTAGGCTGGGAAAAACCTTATTGGGCGGCATTTTCAGTGGTTGTGATGGCGGTGACTGAATCGACGGGGCATTCGCTCAAAAAAGGGCGTCAGCGGATTATCGGAACGCTGTTTGGCGTACTCGCTGCGTTTGTATTTATCGGCTTATTTGCCCAGCAGCCCGTTGAGCTGATTGCTTGCTATAGCCTATTTTCTGCGGTGTGTGTTTACCAGCAAACGAATGTGCGTAATGGATACGCATGGTCGATTGGCATGATGGTTGCGACTATTGTGATGGTGATGGGGGGCTTGTCTGGTGAGCAGACATTTACTATTGCCGTGCTACGTATCCAAGAAACTCTGCTGGGCGTTTTATGCTTTTCGTTGGTGTTTAGCTTATTGTGGCCGGTTTCAAGCCGTACGCTCTTGTTGGAAACCCTGCGTAGTTACTATCAGCAACAAGCGACGATTGTCGGGCAGATTTTGTCTGATTTGGAAGAGACGAGTTCACTGCAACGTGATTACTCATTAGGGAACAGTATCAAGCGCTTAAGTCGATTACAGGATTTGATCCAAGCGGCGATGGCCGATAGCTACGAGTTGAGCAGTAATTCGCTGAGGTGGCAACAATTGCTAAAGCAGCAAAACCAATGGATATTGCTTTGTGGGCATTTGTATGAGGCGACTCGCCTGCTCAATGCGCCGCTTAGTGCAAAGCAAAAAAACGCAGTGAGTGGGGTGTTGCAGCATTTGCAACAGCGCGCGCAAAGTGCTTCTGAATTGCTGAGCCATCTACTTGAACAGGCTTCTTGGGAGGAGAGTGCATATTGGCTCGATAAGCGGGTCAACCCAGTCGCTCAATCGATAGACTTGCCCCATGATGGAGAGCAAGAAAACCAGTCGCATGGTGCATTGGGCGCACTGGCGAAGATCCTCAGCCAAATGGACGAACAGCATCAGCAAATGCAAGCGACGCTGTTTGCGGCACTGGGTTTAGAGTCATGTTGTACAAGCGATAACCTCTCGGACCTTGCGGTGTCTGTCCCCACAACGCAGCCGGATCTTACGGTGTCTGTCCCTGTAAGAAAAGTGCCTGTCCCGACAAGAGTATGCCATTGGGTAGCACTGGATCCAGAGAGGGTGATTCATGTGCTGAAGTTCTTGTTGATGCTTTGGATTACCATTGCCTTGTGGCTTTATGTACCTATGCCAGGTGGACCGATGATTGTGCTGTTTGGTGGCGCATTTGGCGCGGTTATTCTTTCGATGCCATTTGCGAGCACACGCTCTTTGCTGTTCTACATGCTTGGATGGGCAGGTGTGGTGCTGTTGCAGTACGTATTCGTTTTACCTCATCTGAATGAAGTGTGGCAATTAGCGGGTTTCTATTTCATCAATAGTTTTGTCATTTGGTTTGTGTTCTATCAGCCTCAACAGATTTTCCACCGCCTACTTGGAACAATGAACTTGGTATTGATGACCAACAGTGCGATGAAGTTAACCCCCAGCTACGATATTCAATACTCACTGCAAATTCTTCTGCTGTTTTCGGTGGGTATGCTGGTGATTTTTTTTATTAATCACGGTGTTTTCTCTGCCAACCCAGAACGTGTTTTTCTGCGTCAATTGAGTCATTTTCGCCGCAGTCTACAAGCGAACTTAGACGGTCTGTTGAGTCGGCATAAACGTCTACATATCGGGATTGTCAGCCCAGTTCCGGTTGCGCATATCGCGAGCGCAGAAGCGGCAATTAGTATGATTGATTGGTCGATGTACCCTGAACTGGAAAAGGGTGAAGCAGAACAGCTGATCGCGCGTGCATACAGCCTTTGTTTACATTATCGAGCTTTCA
This window of the Vibrio panuliri genome carries:
- a CDS encoding HlyD family secretion protein, whose amino-acid sequence is MKKRVFATSLIVISALVAIGWKYQQYLTNPWTRDGQVRAQIVQVTPRITGPIIAIHVSDNSEVKAGQQLFEVDPRTYQAALAKAQASLVQAETLLKRATDESHRGHSLARKQPGSISQLMLTQQANAVESAKAGVMVAKAALEEAKLNLSFTQVTAPVDGYITNLNLRIGSQVVANQPVVALVDKNSYWIEGFFKETDINDVVAGASATVNLMSYHGQPLSAKVDSIGYGIAHKDGSTGVSLLPNVNPTFQWIRLAQRIPVRIRLTSLPANMQLRVGSSASVIIHKTPQIDLDYLLDSL
- a CDS encoding FUSC family protein; this translates as MIGIRYRLPLKVALALTLAIVSALWLGWEKPYWAAFSVVVMAVTESTGHSLKKGRQRIIGTLFGVLAAFVFIGLFAQQPVELIACYSLFSAVCVYQQTNVRNGYAWSIGMMVATIVMVMGGLSGEQTFTIAVLRIQETLLGVLCFSLVFSLLWPVSSRTLLLETLRSYYQQQATIVGQILSDLEETSSLQRDYSLGNSIKRLSRLQDLIQAAMADSYELSSNSLRWQQLLKQQNQWILLCGHLYEATRLLNAPLSAKQKNAVSGVLQHLQQRAQSASELLSHLLEQASWEESAYWLDKRVNPVAQSIDLPHDGEQENQSHGALGALAKILSQMDEQHQQMQATLFAALGLESCCTSDNLSDLAVSVPTTQPDLTVSVPVRKVPVPTRVCHWVALDPERVIHVLKFLLMLWITIALWLYVPMPGGPMIVLFGGAFGAVILSMPFASTRSLLFYMLGWAGVVLLQYVFVLPHLNEVWQLAGFYFINSFVIWFVFYQPQQIFHRLLGTMNLVLMTNSAMKLTPSYDIQYSLQILLLFSVGMLVIFFINHGVFSANPERVFLRQLSHFRRSLQANLDGLLSRHKRLHIGIVSPVPVAHIASAEAAISMIDWSMYPELEKGEAEQLIARAYSLCLHYRAFSDSYAQWQSCSFHSGIDSLVQSSIEEMIRLLNKSMICEDNWQHAVALRHLQLRLKLYRYGLDHHSPLQITFSQQQADLSYQLLVSMQILLESLQQLQQETSGKQFYALRLSPYAI